ataattgaaGAGATTTTTAATATTCAGTAATTATGGTTAACTATGACATTGTCTGGCTATGACATTGTCTGGCTAGGACATTGACTCAAAGAAGTATTTCTCTTCAGAGACTTTAACTCTCTATgaccataaaaatattaaagattcaACCAAGAAAATTGTGTGACATTTatggagttatttttctttctcaactcTAGTCCATTCATTTAATGTCTTTTATCATTAGGCTAAAGCTGAGGGCGGTCTGAATGGGATCACAACAGATGTTAGTGCTGAAAAAGACATTAGATGAAATCTAGATTTACAGCCCTATATCCAACTTCCCTTGACAAAAATCTTATCCAATAACTGTAACTCAGCTTTTGTCcaaaagaacattctttttcaCCTCCAAGTGCCATGAAATCAGATTCTCCCCCCAGGAATATGGAGTCCTAGAGGTAGGATCTTCAAAGCTATAGTGTCCATAGTTGTACACGGGTTTGCTTTAAGTTCTTAAATAATTCTTGTGAggattttgaattttctcttctgaacataaaaggggaaatgtaCATGATACCTTTTACCAGGAATACTCTCTTGAATACATCTTTTATTTCTGGCCTAAGATTATAGAAATCAGAATTCTATCAGAAGATAAACAATGGGAGTGTGTTTTTGTCCCAGCCTCAATTCTCCAGTATTTCTCTATTCCTTGCAACAATTCCAACCAAGGTTAAAAGGGAAATGGGGAAATCTAGACTTTCTTATGCACCAGAAGTTCATCTTCTTATAGCTGATTTTACCACCTACTTCCCCCTTGTTAGTTATTGAGAAAAAACTTCCTAAAGGAGTCTTGATctactttaaaagataaaaaggaacatGAAGACATTGTTGGAGGTGCCTAAATCAGCTTCTGGATAACCTCACCAACAAAGTACCATTTTCTGATTCCCTTTTCTGGTTACGCAgtgaagaaggaagaacaaagatgACTCTATAGCAATGAGGGACAAGGAATTGTCTAAGGGTCCCTAATAAGACATTGATCAACCAAACCTTAAATATGACACACAAGTTAAGCATTCTTATTACAACACATTTATTCATATGTgacattaaaaaaacttttgaggagttcccgtcgtggcacagtggttaacgaatccgactaggaacaatgaggtcgcgggttcggtccctgcccttgctcagtgggttaacgatctggcattgctgtgagctgtggtgtaggttgcagatgcggctcggatcccgcattgctgtggctctggcgtaggccggtggctacagcactaattcagcccctagcctgggaacctccgtatgctgtggaagtggcccaagagatagcaacaaaaaagacaaaaaaaaaatcttttgatctcatgggtttctttctttttttttgttttgaacaaatatgtaaatgaagaaattaattcATAATTTCCAGAGATGAAAGAATAGGTTAAATGTGAGAACTAACCTAATTATTTAGGAAATTCTTCATAAAAATGTCTTTCAAGGGAGTTCCATTgttagcacagcaggttaaagatccaatacttccaccacagtggcttgggtcaatgTGGCACAGGttaaatctctggcctgggaactttcacatgttgtgggtgtagccaaacaaacaaacaaaaaagatctcTTGGTACTAATAATAATTCTTGTCCTACCTAAAGTGAGATGCTATGAGGAGGCTTGCTTTTTTCCTGACAGCCGTTACTACTACTGGCATTGTTGGTCCCTGAGGTAGTACAAGCTCAGTAGGGATGGAATATTGAATTTGAATGGTCACACCATGCTGACCAGCTACAAAAATACTTGTGGATTGCTTGGCCCATTGATGTATTAGATCATCACTGATGAAGGGTGGATATATTAAACTTCTAGATTCTTATACATTTTTCTTGTCCTTGTGCCAGTCCTGGTCTATAATAGAAGGCTATAGCAACTATAATTCAGCCTGAAAGTAGGAGAGTTCATGATCTATGTTTTAGTTGACATTTCTCTTACACTGTTCATCTGAAATAAGTTCCATAATTAGTAACACCAGGAAAAGATTGTCTTCCTCCATCTGCTTAGGGAATCTTGGATTTCCTTGTTCCTTAGACTGTAGATCAGTGGATCTAGCATGGAAATTATAACAGTGTATAAGACAGATACCAACTTGTTTTGGCTCAGGGAATCACCAGAATTAGGATACATATAAATGAAGATACCTGAGCCAAAGAAGAGGGTTACTGCTGTCAGGTGAGAAGCACGGGTATTGAAGGCCTTGGACCTGCCTTCAGATGAAGTGATCTTAAGAATGGTGGCAATGATATAACCATAGGATATTATAATAACCAGGACAGATGTGAGCCCAAAGATCACTGTGAGCACAGATGTCATGACTTGAAAGAAAAAGGTGTCAGAGCAAGATAAGATTAGCAGTTGGGgcaggtcacagaagaaatgattggTGACATTTTGTCCACAAAAATGGAGCTGAAATAAGGCACATAGTTGAATGAATGAGCCAAAGAATCCAGTTACACAAGATCCTGCCACCATCTGCACACAGAGGGTGGGGGACATGATGGCTGTGTAGAGGAGAGGATTGCAAATGGCAGCATAGTGATCATAAGCCATGGCGGCCAGGAGACAGCACTCAGTGAGAGCCAGGCTAGAGAAGAAGTATTGCATGGTGCATCCCATAAAGGAGATGAATTTATACTTCTTGAAGAAATCAGAGAGCATTCTGGGGGCTATGGTGGAAACATAGCAGATGTCCAGCAAGGATAGGTTACTGAGAAAAAAGTACATAGGTGTGTGCAAATGAGAGTCCATCCTGATAAGCATGATAAGGCCCATGTTCCAGGACACTGTCATGAGGGAGATCCCTAGGAATACTGAAAAGAGGACAGCAGTGAGCTTTGGAAATTCAGAGAATCCTAAGAGAATGAACTTTGTAATTGTTGTACTGTTCTTTCCCCCAGCCATTGTTCGCTGATCCTAGGATCTAcagggaaagaagagaataaatcTCTTAAGTCAAGTTACCCCAATTTCTATTGGAATAAACTGCCTAAAAACACACTGAACacagaataaagagaaatattgaaTTGTTTTATAAGAAATAACCTTGGTTAACATTGCCCCTAAATAATGGTTCTGTGTGTTGCTTTTCCCACATGTAAAGGAGGGtattacatttttcattattaacc
This sequence is a window from Sus scrofa isolate TJ Tabasco breed Duroc unplaced genomic scaffold, Sscrofa11.1 Contig1111, whole genome shotgun sequence. Protein-coding genes within it:
- the LOC100516778 gene encoding olfactory receptor 1440-like, which encodes MAGGKNSTTITKFILLGFSEFPKLTAVLFSVFLGISLMTVSWNMGLIMLIRMDSHLHTPMYFFLSNLSLLDICYVSTIAPRMLSDFFKKYKFISFMGCTMQYFFSSLALTECCLLAAMAYDHYAAICNPLLYTAIMSPTLCVQMVAGSCVTGFFGSFIQLCALFQLHFCGQNVTNHFFCDLPQLLILSCSDTFFFQVMTSVLTVIFGLTSVLVIIISYGYIIATILKITSSEGRSKAFNTRASHLTAVTLFFGSGIFIYMYPNSGDSLSQNKLVSVLYTVIISMLDPLIYSLRNKEIQDSLSRWRKTIFSWCY